A genome region from Astyanax mexicanus isolate ESR-SI-001 chromosome 19, AstMex3_surface, whole genome shotgun sequence includes the following:
- the faf2 gene encoding FAS-associated factor 2, translating into MAAPEEQELSQAQTEKLLQFQDLTGLESMDQCRRTLEQHNWNIEAAVQDRLNEQEGVPSVFNPPPARPLQVNTADHRVYSYIVSRPQPRGLLGWSYYLIMLPFRFTYYTLLDIFRFALRFIRPDPRGRVTDPVGDVVSFIHSFEEKYGRSHPVFYQGTYSQALNDAKRELRYLLVYLHGDDHQDTDEFCRNTLCTEEVLTFINTRMLFWACSTSRPEGYRVSQALRENTYPFLAMIMLKDRKMTVVGRLEGLIQPEDLINQLTFIMEANQTYLMSERLEREERNQTQVLRQQQDEAYLASLRADQEKERRKREEQEQKRQEEEAVRQSVLAEERRRRTLEEEKERKSECLPPEPAADDPDSVKIVFKLPNDTRVERRFLFSQSLAVIYDFLFSLKETPEKFQIVTNFPRRVLPCLPTDEQPNPPTLKEAGLSRSEVLFVQDLTDD; encoded by the exons ATGGCGGCGCCAGAGGAGCAGGAATTATCTCAGGCTCAGACTGAGAAACTCCTCCAGTTCCAG GACCTGACGGGCCTGGAGTCGATGGACCAATGTCGCCGCACATTAGAACAGCACAATTGGAACATTGAG GCCGCCGTACAAGACAGACTAAACGAGCAGGAAGGAGTTCCCAGTGTCTTTAACCCGCCGCCCGCCAGACCCCTACAGGTTAACACAGCAGATCACAGAGTCTATAGCTATATCGTCTCCAGGCCACAGCCTAGA GGATTATTAGGTTGGAGTTACTATTTGATAATGCTCCCCTTCAGGTTTACGTATTACACACTTCTGGACATATTCAG GTTTGCCCTGAGATTCATTAGGCCGGATCCTCGGGGTCGTGTCACAGATCCTGTTGGAGACGTTGTGTcctttattcatagttttgaagaGAAATATGGTCGATCACATCCTGTATTCTACCAGGGAACATATAGTCAG GCTCTAAATGATGCCAAACGAGAACTTCGCTACTTGTTAGTTTACCTCCACGGTGACGACCACCAAGACACGGATGAATTCTGCCG AAACACGTTATGTACTGAAGAGGTGCTCACCTTCATCAACACAAGGATGCTCTTCTGGGCGTGTTCCACAAGCAGGCCTGAAGGATACAGAG TGTCCCAGGCCTTACGGGAGAACACATACCCCTTCCTGGCCATGATCATGCTGAAGGACCGTAAGATGACGGTGGTGGGCCGGCTGGAGGGTCTGATCCAGCCAGAGGATCTCATCAACCAGCTCACCTTCATCATGGAGGCCAATCAGACCTACCTGATGTCTGAACGGCTGGAGAG ggAGGAGAGGAACCAGACGCAGGTGCTGCGGCAGCAGCAGGACGAGGCGTACCTGGCCTCCCTGCGGGCGGATCAGGAGAAGGAGCGGAGGAAGCGGGAGGAGCAGGAGCAGAAACGGCAGGAGGAGGAGGCCGTCCGCCAGAGCGTCCTGGCAGAGGAGAGGAGACGCAGG ACACTGGAAGAGGAGAAAGAGCGGAAGTCCGAGTGTCTCCCCCCGGAGCCGGCAGCGGACGACCCGGACAGCGTCAAAATAGTGTTCAAACTGCCCAACGACACACGTGTAGAGCGGCGGTTCCTCTTCTCTCAGTCTCTGGCG GTAATCTATGACTTCCTGTTTTCCTTGAAAGAGACTCCGGAGAAATTCCAAATTGTAACGAACTTCCCGCGCCGGGTGCTGCCCTGCCTGCCCACAGACGAGCAGCCAAACCCCCCCACGCTGAAGGAGGCCGGCCTGAGCCGGTCGGAGGTGCTTTTCGTGCAGGACCTCACAGACGATTGA